One genomic window of Garra rufa chromosome 24, GarRuf1.0, whole genome shotgun sequence includes the following:
- the srcin1b gene encoding SRC kinase signaling inhibitor 1: MRGREVDREKYDERQVGLLVVQGVSGGIQRLHNIPTSIKMSTKKHRCAIANDIPQSCVFDAYDMGVIKGLLQVFEIGFITLAKLLLLQYGQLERVPSLPPLRDSRTLIRLSLSVSVCLLQARTPRGAAGLQQQHSLGEQVGGRLCYASAESLESMADAELPLGFSRSNILRQSLPLARSPSQAKLRAPAVLFLQFGDETRRVHITHELTSMETLHALIVHMFPQKLTMGALRSPGTALLIKDEARNIFYELEDPRDIHDRCLIKIYCREAPMRETHYNAQHTAHPVHHAHIANGDLRRELVYTSRESSPTRRLNTLPSSSPPSGSPSRSQSRLSYTGGRPSSYAGPHQSPQLHPYQQHHAHPGGHAPQQPSHAHPAYCPSPSAILERRDVKPDEEITSSSKSVVLLKNEAIYADPYALVQDPRLSVASPQALAYRRGSVRSIGGYPAAALQCELEGALYRSGGPIYADPYATMGFRTLPPASPQKMSDGRDPYGSHPGRGSPGRHGFRKDGTVYVESPKNRPGGPPLEQICMLGGPGGDGGPMPVYGSTLPGNEETRERMEAMEKQIASLTGLVQSVLTRGPDSPEKAETASDCSAPEMSSPSAPLALMPPPPAAVSQPIAMSRSQMQLHLSDLQQHTVELRKQLTQLRQLQLQNQDSVQALLRQTESDLGMCLIEASRTQEDPLQRQRLLVEEERLRYLNEEELIIQQLHDLERSVEEMRTGAGLNHHLVTEQEIEQKSLELRRLGETVTDLKNQFPTLQSKMRVVLRVEVEAVKFLKEEPLRLEALLKRCRNITNTLSLLRRQVSEGVWRTPDDFSSSVSSASDADFSRSSDLDILSSPSLNLPDLGGSLSGTASLSASLGTNTANHGLTSASSIGGTTSLSNVLGSAIGASMSSGGIPGSTTLGNWLAGAGATDPIMPELDGTSTGTIKTSGLEDLPARRESDKGVSVEVRLAAERDWEEKRASLTQFSAQDINRLLEETQAELMKAIPDLDFAAKQITKPAVPPKPQLSSLPAPGSTSSTPSLTPEHQPSKTPPKPPSKDGIPRRGSGELTVPRYRTEKPSKSPPPPPPRRSFPSGLGLTTNSSGEVITINKSVKKLEKIENREEAEVPTQSQTPPVKLRRPSTSDGPRPSSTPPVIAASGMKDDEDEDEKIMAELEPVGTPPGSAKLVQPSAASRLRHLQQSSLERRNRKQQEEFPKLQQGQQQVFHF, from the exons AGGTTTCATTACCCTTGCAAAACTGCTACTTCTGCAATACGGGCAATTAGAGAGGGTTCCCTCCCTCCCTCCGCTCAGAGACTCACGCACACTTAtccgtctgtctctgtctgtctccgTCTGTCTCCTGCAGGCGCGAACTCCACGCGGCGCTGCGGGGTTGCAGCAGCAGCACTCGCTGGGTGAGCAGGTAGGAGGGCGACTGTGCTACGCTTCTGCCGAGAGTTTGGAAAGCATGGCCGACGCAGAGCTGCCGCTGGGCTTCAGTCGCTCCAACATCCTCAGACAGAGTCTTCCACTGGCACGATCGCCTAGTCAGGCCAAACTGAGAGCGCCAG CGGTGCTGTTTTTGCAGTTTGGTGACGAGACGCGGCGGGTGCACATCACTCATGAGCTGACCAGCATGGAGACGCTTCACGCGCTCATCGTGCACATGTTCCCTCAGAAACTGACGATGGGTGCGTTGCGTTCGCCCGGCACGGCGCTCCTCATCAAAGACGAGGCTCGCAACATCTTCTACGAGCTGGAGGACCCTCGTGACATCCACGACCGATGTCTGATCAAGATCTACTGCAGAGAGGCTCCGATGCGAGAGACACACTACAATGCACAGCACACAGCCCACCCTGTACACCACGCACACATCGCCAATGGAGACCTGCGG AGAGAGCTGGTGTACACCTCGAGGGAATCGTCTCCCACGCGGCGTTTAAACACACTCCCGTCTTCCTCTCCTCCCTCCGGATCTCCGTCTCGCTCGCAATCACGTCTGTCTTACACGGGTGGCCGTCCGTCGTCTTACGCCGGTCCCCATCAGTCGCCTCAGCTCCACCCCTATCAGCAACACCACGCCCACCCAGGAGGCCACGCCCCTCAACAGCCCAGCCACGCCCACCCTGCTTATTGCCCCTCCCCAAGTGCCATTCTTGAACGGCGTGATGTGAAACCAGATGAGGAAATTACATCGTCTTCGAAAAGCGTTGTGTTGCTAAAAAACGAAGCGATATATGCGGACCCGTACGCACTCGTCCAAGATCCTCGTCTCAGCGTCGCCTCGCCGCAAGCTTTGGCGTACCGCCGCGGATCTGTGCGCTCTATTGGTGGATACCCCGCCGCGGCGTTGCAATGTGAGCTCGAAGGCGCTCTCTATAGGTCTGGTGGTCCCATATACGCTGATCCATATGCTACGATGGGTTTCCGGACCCTACCTCCGGCCTCGCCTCAAAAAATGTCTGACGGCAGGGATCCGTATGGGAGCCACCCCGGACGAGGGTCCCCTGGGAGACATGGGTTTCGGAAAGATGGCACTGTGTACGTAGAGAGTCCCAAGAATCGTCCAGGAGGACCACCTCTGGAGCAGATATGTATGCTAGGGGGCCCCGGAGGAGACGGAGGGCCGATGCCGGTGTACGGCTCAACATTACCTGGAAACGAAGAGACCAG AGAGCGTATGGAGGCCATGGAGAAGCAGATCGCCAGTTTAACCGGACTAGTTCAGAGCGTTTTGACCCGAGGACCAGACAGCCC CGAGAAAGCAGAAACAGCAAGCGACTGCTCCGCACCAGAGA TGTCatcgccgtctgctcctctggccCTGATGCCGCCTCCGCCTGCTGCAGTCTCTCAGCCAATAGCAATGTCCCGTTCACAAATGCAGCTGCATCTTTCTGACCTGCAGCAGCACACAGTCGAACTGCGCAAACAGCTCACACAACTGCGCCAGTTacag TTGCAGAATCAGGACTCAGTTCAGGCGTTACTGAGGCAGACGGAGTCTGATTTGGGCATGTGTCTGATAGAGGCGTCTCGCACACAAGAAGATCCATTGCAGCGTCAGCGTCTTCTTGTTGAAGAGGAGAGGCTACGCTACCTTAATGAAGAAGAACTTATTATACAACAACTACA TGATCTTGAGCGTTCAGTGGAGGAGATGAGGACAGGAGCAGGACTTAACCATCACCTGGTGACCGAACAGGAAATAGAACAGAAGAGTCTGGAGCTCAGGAGACTGGGAGAGACCGTCACTGACCTCAAGA ATCAGTTCCCCACTTTACAAAGTAAGATGCGTGTGGTGTTGAGGGTGGAGGTGGAGGCAGTCAAGTTTCTGAAAGAGGAACCGCTCAGACTGGAAGCCTTGTTGAAACGCTGCAGAAACATCACCAATACACTCTCTCTACTACGAAG GCAGGTATCAGAAGGTGTGTGGAGGACACCTGATGACTTCAGTAGTTCAGTTTCCAGCGCAAGTGATGCTGACTTCAGCAGGAGCTCTGATCTAGATATTCTCTCCAGCCCTTCTCTAAATCTGCCCGACCTAGGGGGCTCCTTATCGGGCACTGCCTCTCTTTCTGCCTCCCTAGGCACTAATACTGCAAATCATGGCCTGACAAGTGCTTCTAGTATAG GAGGTACCACTAGTCTGTCTAATGTGCTTGGATCTGCCATTGGTGCCAGTATGAGCAGTGGTGGTATTCCTGGCAGCACTACATTGGGTAACTGGCTGGCAGGGGCTGGGGCAACAGATCCCATCATGCCTGAACTAGACGGCACCTCCACAGGCACGATAAAGACCAGTGGCCTGGAAGATCTGCCTGCACGCAGAGAATCTGACAAAGGAGTGTCTGTGGAGGTTCGACTG GCTGCAGAGCGAGACTGGGAGGAGAAGAGGGCCAGTTTAACTCAGTTCAGCGCTCAAGACATCAATCGTCTGCTGGAGGAAACTCAAGCTGAGCTGATGAAGGCCATTCCAGATTTGGACTTCGCTGCCAAGCAGATCACCAAACCGGCTGTACCGCCAAAGCCTCAGCTGTCTTCCCTCCCAGCGCCCGGTTCAACATCCTCCACTCCTAGCTTAACACCTGAACATCAGCCCAGCAAAACCCCACCTAAACCACCCAGCAAAGATGGCATCCCACGCAGGGGATCAG GGGAGTTGACCGTGCCGCGGTATCGTACAGAGAAGCCGTCCAAGTCTCCACCCCCTCCTCCTCCAAGACGAAGTTTCCCATCAGGCCTTGGGCTCACGACCAACAGCAGTGGAGAAGTTATCACCATAAACAAGAGTGTGAAG AAATTGGAGAAGATAGAGAACAGAGAGGAGGCTGAAGTACCGACACAATCCCAGACGCCTCCCGTCAAACTGAGACGCCCGTCGACCTCTGACGGGCCCCGACCTTCATCCACACCTCCGGTCATCGCCGCTTCTGGGATGAAGGACGATGAGGATGAAGATGAGAAGATAATGGCAGAGCTAGAG CCTGTAGGCACTCCTCCGGGCTCCGCGAAACTGGTGCAGCCATCTGCCGCGTCCCGTCTGCGGCACCTGCAGCAGAGCAGCCTGGAGCGCCGCAACAGGAAACAGCAGGAGGAATTCCCAAAGCTCCAGCAGGGTCAGCAGCAGGTATTCCACTTCTAA